The Phalacrocorax aristotelis chromosome 2, bGulAri2.1, whole genome shotgun sequence region ATGGTAAGGTGCCTGGGCAGGGCACCCCAAATCCTGTTTTTTTCAATTCCACTCCAAATCCTGTAGTAATCCAATGCAATTCCCCCCCAAAATCCCAAACTTTGTAGGCACAGAGCCCAAGCTCCACTTAGCCACCTTTGTTCAGCCTCTCATCCTCATTTTGGGGTAAACCCAGCCCTGTTTAGTTAATTTTCCCATGGCAGGTGGGGGTTTCCACTCCTGATCCCCTTCCACCCTGCAAGCCTTGCTTGCTTGCAAAGGCTTTTCTGAAATCTCCCCAGCACCATTGGGTGTAGTTTAAACACTGGGGGCTCATTTCGGGATGGGGAGAGCCAGTATCCACCTAGTATGTGGTGGTGGGCATTGCTGTGGGGTGATGGTTTGTGGGGGACTGTGGGGCCACCCCCCATCACCCACCCCACTCTTTCCCCCCCAATATTCACcccaggggaggcaggaggagatgcaggagcagctggctggTTGGCTGCGGCCGAGACTGGAGACCCCCATCcaccccagcctgcagcagctggcactgGATGAGACCCTCATCACCAGTGGGCAACACCGGGTGGCCCAGCTCATGGAGGACATTACCCAGTGGATGGGTAAGAGCCACCAGCTGGGATGCTCCTACATCCCCGTCTCCCACCTTGGGGACTGATCCAGCCTCTTGTGCCTCCATACAGGGAACACgagcagctgtggggctgcagggctccgGGAAGGGGAGCGGGTTGTCCTGTCCCACCTCCACCACGCACAGGAAAGAGCTCAGGACATATATTCCCAACTAGGTGGGAATGCAGCAAACCCCATCCCAGTTCTTTTTGCACCAGGGCACCCCTGGGTGCAACTCCCCCAGCTCATGGGATGCCATATCCATCTCCGCTGCATGCAGAGAGCAACCTGGCCCTTCTTCTGGCCCAGCAGCATCAGATGGAAGAAGTGATGGAGAAGCTGTGGCAGGTCAACCAGAGCCTGGGGCTGATGCTGGTGGCCATGGAGGGTGCACGgaggcagctggagagcagTCTGCAGCACCTCCACACCATCCTCGGCCCAGCCGGTGAGCTGGGGATGGGTGCTGGAGGGCAGATGGGTGCTGGTGGGTGCCAACATTGGGTTCTTGTTCCCTGTCCTGCAGGTCAGAGCCAGAGTGCGACCTCCACCCGCATCTTACATGGCTCCTACTTTGTGCTGCTGGTCACACTACTATTGCCCATGCCACCCCGTGccatccttctcctcctcctcttccttggCGAGCTCCTCGGCATCCCGGCACTCTCCACTCTCCTGGTCCTTGCTGTGGCAGGTGGGGACGGGTGTTGGGGGACCTGTCTGGGGACATGCCACCctgggggtgctgcgggggtgGGCTAGGATTGCTCTGCCCTCTCCCACCCTTCTGCTTCCCCACAGGGCAGTGGTTGGTGGTGGCCACGCACCGTGGTGCTGGGGGAGCCTGGCTGatgcttccctgggagcagccccACCACCGGCTCACCTCCACCCCGGACAGGTAGGAGATGGCTGGGGGGGGTGATGGGCATGGCACCCTTGGGAGCTGCTAGGAGCCAGCATGGGCACCCATCCTGGATATCCCATCCTGCTGCCATCTGGCAGAGGCCCACAGGGTGGGGCTGGACACACCTTGATGGCTTGCCTGCAGCTTTTGGGCACCtcatcccagctccctgcctgaAGGAGGGTATGGGGAGGCTGAAAAGGGGGCTGCCATCATGATGGTGCCccttggcagccaagagggccaaccgtgccctggggggcaccgagccctgcatcgcagctgGGCGAGGGGtgggattgtcccgctctgctctgtgctggggcggcctcaccccgagtgctgcAGGCAGTGTTGGGCACcacaggacattgagggtataaagctactggagagtgtccagaggaggccacggagttagggaagggtttagagaggaaactgtatgaggagcagctgaagtccctgggtttgttcagctggagcagaggaggccgagggcagccctcatggtgctctgcagctccctcccaaggggaggaggaggggcagggctggtctcttctctctggtgaccaacgccagggcccgagagaatggcagggagatgggccaggggagggttaggctgggcattagggaaaagttcttcccccagagggtggtggagccctggaacaggctccccagggaggcatcacggcaccaagctcgatgctattcaagaagcacttggacaaggccctccgagacatggtgtgaatttggggttgtcctgtgcagggacaggagttggacttgatgatccttgtgggtcccttccagctcaggacatactgtgattctgtggtgaCACAGAAGCCACCAAGGTGGCGGAGCTCTggatttccttctttccatgtTAGGGAGCACAAAATGGAGCTGTTGCAGGAGGAGCTGAACAGAATGGAGATGAGCTGCCTGCAAGGTGAGagctggctgggcagggggatgTGGGACAGATGACCATGAGGTGGGAGGTGTGGTGGCCGTAGGACAGGGTTCTAAAGTCCCAGCATGTCCCCATCCCATGCTATGTGTTACCCAAGTGTCCCCAAGCTGTGCTGGGACATGTGTACCACCTCAGGGTGTCCCCATCCATCACCTGGGGGGACAGCAGCATTGGGAGTGTGTCACCACCAATACCATGTTCTTGCAGAGCCCTCGTGCCTGGAGCAGCCCCCAGCGATGGCAGGGGACCTCCCTGGCTTAGCAGGACGGGTGTCACCCATCCCTGGAGGCTGGAGGACAAAGCTGAGCTCACGTGGGGTAAGTCTGAGCTGGGGGGGTAGGTGCTGGGCGGGATGTCCCCAGGTTGGGCCAGACCCTGCTCCTGGGGCCAACAGGGTCTCTCCGAGGCTCAGGTCCTCTAAGGCTGGGGTGTCCTCATCATGACTGCGCCTCTGGGTGCTGGATGCCCTGTTGGGTGAGGGGCCAGGGCTGGCACTGCAGCGCTTGTGGGAACATGACACCCAGGGAGGACTTTTGGGTGGAGGGGGGGTGTCCTCCAAGGATGACCAAGGCACCCATCCTGTACGACCCACGTGTCCCCAGGGGACAAGGGACATCTCCTCCAGGACAGGAGGGTCACCAGGGATGGAGGATGCCCTGTCCAAaccccttcttccccatccaGGTGATGCCAGAGCTGGCCCTTGGCACTGGGAAACGTTGGGAGCCCAAACCCTCCAACCCAAGCCCATCTCCAGCCAGCAATATGTAAGTGCCAACTGCAGGGGACATCCCATCTCCAGGGACGTGTTGGGGCTGCTGTCACCTCGGGGTGCAGCCAGTAACCTGACAGTTGGGGGACAGCCTCCCTGGGGGCTTCTTGGGGTGCTGGTACTGATGGGTCTCCCTTCCATAGGTTCTTGCTGTCCCCATGCCAGGGGCTCACCAGGGCCAGGCAGTGGTGCCAGAAGAAAGCCATCCCTGGCCAGGACTTCTGCCATGTCCACACCACCGGTTGAGCCTCATGCAGCCACTTGGCCATGGAGTCATCTGCCCATCTCTGACCCTCTACCCCCTCCCAGAGGGGTTTTAAACCCTTTTTTTGGCTCTTCCAGAGCCTGGTGGAGAGCACATGGTGGTGCTCAGGACCCTAAGGGTACCACTCAATGTGCATACGGGACTGCTGTGGGGCAGATGCTCCTTGTCCCACCACTTTTATgttatttgcatatattttaataaatgctaTATTTACAGCTGGAGCCTTCCCCATCCTagtccttccccctcccccccaccccatcccgatgctggggcaggggtggctTTGCTGGGGGCTTTGGGACCAACCTTATGTGCCAAAAGCAACAGGAAAGGCTGAGCTGCCATTCCTGCGCTGGGGAAAACCCTCATCACCCTCCCTTTATTACAGCCTGATTAGAGGTAATTAGCAGTGTAGCCCAttacagctcagcagcagctgccagcctTCTGCATATGGGCAAGGTAGCAGTGGTGGCCCCAGTTGGTAGCTACCACCCTATCTGGGGTCCCAGCACCTCTGGGATGCCCCAAACCACCTTCCCCCCCTTGCCCTGGGCATCTCGCattgcttccagcagcaggcaggaatGTGGGGGCTGCTCAATGGGCTCTGGCCCCCTTCTACTTCGGAAATGTCATTgtcacccccccagccccgtccTCTGCCCCAGCAAAGGACAACCCTGAGATGAAGAGGATGGTGCCGGGTGACGCCGGTCCCAGTGCCACGTTGGCCTGTCACTTCCTGGCATTGGCATAGTTGGCGGTGAACCAGGCACAGGTCTCCTTCATGGCTAGGGAGGGAGAAGATGGGGTGGGTTGGGGGATTGGGAATGCAGTTTGTTCATAGAATCGTTGGAAGGGTCCTTCGAAGGTCATCCAGTCAAACCCCCTGCCaggggcagggacatctttaaaTAGAtgaggctgctcagagccccctccaacctgaccttgagtgttccagggatggggcatcgaccacctctctgggaaacctgggccagtgtctcaccaccctcagcataaCATATTTCCTTAGATGTAGTCTAAATCTCCTCTCCTTTAGattaaaaccattatcccttgGTCCTACcactacaggccctactaaaaagtttgtccccatctttcttataagccccctttagaAAGTGAAAGGATAGACCACTGTGATCCCACCAAGGCTAACTCCAGTGGATGGGGCCTTCCCCTTTTTCCTGGAGCCCCTCATCTCACCTTGCCTGAAGGGTGTGAACTGGAAGCCGGGTAGGTAGTGCCGTAGCTTGGCATTGCTGGCCGTCTTCTTGAACTGCCCATCTGCTTTAGTGGTGTCAAACTGGTATGGAAACGATTAAGGGAAACCAAggcgggggggaaaaaaggtctcTTGGGGTGCTGCTCTGGATTACAGCATCTCCCCTGGAGCCCTACAGCTGCTGGTGGAAAGTGGGGTGCCCCCCAAGCCGCAGCAGCCCCGCGGGGGCCAGCCTACAGTGAAGGATACAACAAGCTCTCCCCTGAAGTCCATGGCCTCCATGATCGCCTCCGCTGCCTCCTTGATGGAGACCTCATCTTCTTCTCCCACTGTAAAGAAGGGCATGATTGTGGCCGGTCCTCCATCTTCTTGGAAAGGGGCTGGAGTTGGGGGGTTATGGAGGGGCAGCTGGGCCTTACCTGACAAAATGATGGGCTCCACCTCATCGTATTCCCGCAGGACCCAAAGGAAGAGCCGGGCCAGGTCCTGCAGAGGGGAAGATGGCTCTTAGGGGGGGTGgctgctgtcccccagccctcccaTCACAAGGGGACCCAACCCTTGAGGATGGCCAATGCTGCCCAGGACAACCTAGGTTGGCTCAGACCCAGCTGGGGTCCAGGCAccggccccccccagccctgtaTGCTGCCCTCCCCAAGTTGAAGTAGGCCCCCAAGGCCACACGTACCAGGGAGTAGATAAATTGTCTCCTGGGCTTGCCCGTGCCCCAGACGGTCAGAGCTGATCCGGTCTCTGTGGAAGGAGAGCGTGTCCATGAGCATCAGAGCCACCTCCACTGACCCTGACTACCCTGCAGAGCTCATGGAGcaggcagggggaaaaaaaaccccaatcctCCCCCAAAAAAGCCATAAGAAGTCCTGCCGCACTCACGTTTGGCCAAGTAGACCTTATGGATGAGCCCTGGCAAGACGTGGCCATCCTCAATGTTAAAGTTGTCATGTGGCCCGAAGACATTGGTGGGGATGACGGCGGTGAAGCGGCAGCCGTGCTGCTCGAAGTAGCCCCTGGGTGAGAGTGTGGGGGGGTACAGGCAGGTTGTCCACCAGCTGCAGTCACCCCTCCTCCCATACACAGCTGTCCCCAGATGACCCTAGCCAGCAGCATCTCCATCTGCTGAGCCCAGCTATCTTCCCCAGCTTCATTTAATTCCCCTTGCCCTGATAACAGGAGGCTGCTCACAGCCTGCAAGGGCTCTCcacatcccaccccatcccccgCACCTATTCTGGATGTCGATCATCCTCTTGGCGTAGGAATAGCCGAAGTTAGAGCTGTGAGGTGGCCCATTGTGAATCTGGGGACAAGAGAGCAGAGTTAGCAGGGCAGGGACACCCACTGGGCTGCACATGGGGATGGAGATGCTCACCATGCTCTCGTCGATGGGGTACGTCGTCTTGTCTGGGAAGATGCAGGTGGAGAGGCAGGAGACCACCTTCTGCACCCCTGCCTCATACGCCGAGTGCAGGACGTTGTCGTTGATATAGATGTTTCTCCTCTGGAGATGGAGAGGTTTGTCAGATCTGGGGTCTGGTGATCCCCCTAAAACCCTGCACCCTATTGGGTAACACCTTATTAATAACTCATTAATAACGCCAGAAACCAGATGAGCTCTGGTTTGGCCCCAGAAGCAGAACAAGccatgtccctgtgtccccacgtcagggagggcagggggttGCAGCATCCTCAGGGATCCCCAAATCCACCCATTTGCCATGTGCTCACCCAAAAATCCAGGTTGTAGCGGATGTTTTTGAAAAGGCCCCCGACCATGGCAGCCAGGTGGATGACATGGGTGGGTTTGTGCTTCTCAAACAGGGCTTTGGTCTCCACGGCATTCCTGGGATGGGAAATTTTGGGGTTCAGCAGTGCCGAGGTAGCAAAGCGGGGGGGTTCCAAGCAAAAACCCACATGGACAACTCACGTCAAGTCAGCGTCTCTGGAGGACACGAAGATCCACTCCTCATCTGGCTGCCCCCCTCCATCAGCCACCACCTTCTCAATGGCTCTCCCCACCAAACCAGTGCCACCCGTCACCAGGATGCGTTTGGGCACCAGCCCCACTGCCTCCGTCATGGCCAAAACCCTGCGGGTAGTGGGGGGCTAAGTTAGGGTTGCACCCCGTTATGGAGCACCGAGCTCACCCCCCACCCTGGCATGAGGCACCCATGAGCATCAACCACGTGCCAGGCCTACGGGATTATtttgggatggggagggggggtttACCCACTTCtgccagcaaaagcagaaaggaaagtggAAGCGATGTGTTTGGTGGTGACGTGGCCAGGCCGGGGCAGCACAAACTCATCAGCTATAGTTGCTAATTAATGAAACTGGTGGGTGGCCGGCGGGCTGCCTGCGTGCAGGCGGCACCTGGGCTGGAGCCAGGCCCTGCCACGCGGCACTGCACGGCGCTGCCCGGCCTCT contains the following coding sequences:
- the GFUS gene encoding GDP-L-fucose synthase yields the protein MTEAVGLVPKRILVTGGTGLVGRAIEKVVADGGGQPDEEWIFVSSRDADLTNAVETKALFEKHKPTHVIHLAAMVGGLFKNIRYNLDFWRRNIYINDNVLHSAYEAGVQKVVSCLSTCIFPDKTTYPIDESMIHNGPPHSSNFGYSYAKRMIDIQNRGYFEQHGCRFTAVIPTNVFGPHDNFNIEDGHVLPGLIHKVYLAKQTGSALTVWGTGKPRRQFIYSLDLARLFLWVLREYDEVEPIILSVGEEDEVSIKEAAEAIMEAMDFRGELVFDTTKADGQFKKTASNAKLRHYLPGFQFTPFRQAMKETCAWFTANYANARK
- the LOC142053819 gene encoding protein brambleberry-like isoform X3; the encoded protein is MWTAPSSHIMPSQSCWAVLLLCAAAGVFGWLGLGTSLEVGVPLCVPSETTADDEQFRAEATRCELSPPRSCHHQVMVRLRLTCTDLSEDKEEAAKLGMDLFNCQASAEGHQTYACTPDMGRQEEMQEQLAGWLRPRLETPIHPSLQQLALDETLITSGQHRVAQLMEDITQWMGNTSSCGAAGLREGERVVLSHLHHAQERAQDIYSQLESNLALLLAQQHQMEEVMEKLWQVNQSLGLMLVAMEGARRQLESSLQHLHTILGPAGQSQSATSTRILHGSYFVLLVTLLLPMPPRAILLLLLFLGELLGIPALSTLLVLAVAGQWLVVATHRGAGGAWLMLPWEQPHHRLTSTPDREHKMELLQEELNRMEMSCLQEPSCLEQPPAMAGDLPGLAGRVSPIPGGWRTKLSSRGVMPELALGTGKRWEPKPSNPSPSPASNMFLLSPCQGLTRARQWCQKKAIPGQDFCHVHTTG
- the LOC142053819 gene encoding protein brambleberry-like isoform X2, producing the protein MWWVPSMGRGPPNLDLGGSTRPLGAPHPFSPRRTAPSSHIMPSQSCWAVLLLCAAAGVFGWLGLGTSLEVGVPLCVPSETTADDEQFRAEATRCELSPPRSCHHQVMVRLRLTCTDLSEDKEEAAKLGMDLFNCQASAEGHQTYACTPDMGRQEEMQEQLAGWLRPRLETPIHPSLQQLALDETLITSGQHRVAQLMEDITQWMGNTSSCGAAGLREGERVVLSHLHHAQERAQDIYSQLESNLALLLAQQHQMEEVMEKLWQVNQSLGLMLVAMEGARRQLESSLQHLHTILGPAGQSQSATSTRILHGSYFVLLVTLLLPMPPRAILLLLLFLGELLGIPALSTLLVLAVAGQWLVVATHRGAGGAWLMLPWEQPHHRLTSTPDREHKMELLQEELNRMEMSCLQEPSCLEQPPAMAGDLPGLAGRVSPIPGGWRTKLSSRGVMPELALGTGKRWEPKPSNPSPSPASNMFLLSPCQGLTRARQWCQKKAIPGQDFCHVHTTG
- the LOC142053819 gene encoding uncharacterized protein LOC142053819 isoform X1 is translated as MWWVPSMGRGPPNLDLGGSTRPLGAPHPFSPRRTAPSSHIMPSQSCWAVLLLCAAAGVFGWLGLGTSLEVGVPLCVPSETTADDEQFRAEATRCELSPPRSCHHQVMVRLRLTCTDLSEDKEEAAKLGMDLFNCQASAEGHQTYACTPDMGRQEEMQEQLAGWLRPRLETPIHPSLQQLALDETLITSGQHRVAQLMEDITQWMGNTSSCGAAGLREGERVVLSHLHHAQERAQDIYSQLASDGRSDGEAVAGQPEPGADAGGHGGCTEAAGEQSAAPPHHPRPSRSEPECDLHPHLTWLLLCAAGHTTIAHATPCHPSPPPLPWRAPRHPGTLHSPGPCCGRAVVGGGHAPWCWGSLADASLGAAPPPAHLHPGQGAQNGAVAGGAEQNGDELPARALVPGAAPSDGRGPPWLSRTGVTHPWRLEDKAELTWGDARAGPWHWETLGAQTLQPKPISSQQYVLAVPMPGAHQGQAVVPEESHPWPGLLPCPHHRLSLMQPLGHGVICPSLTLYPLPEGF